gactGATTATTGAGTCAttgttcagtcttaccatGTGGCCAAGCTGCTCATATTCgagcatgaacttggtgtacagctgTTTGTACTGAGCGTCCTTGCTGAATCTTCGGAGTGTCCTCTGAAGACAATGGTGCGCCGTCTGGTAAGAATTGCCAAGTGCTCGTGGATGAAGCTTgagcggcaatcgcacgatgtaTCTTCCAGAGGAGTCTCGAGAATGCGTGGTCTGGaaatgatcttcgcactcttgctcTTCCTGTGTGAGCAAGGGTGTCGTGTCCTGTGGtggctcttcctgcgtccagaaGCGGCTGAGTAACTCACCCAACTGGCAATCGGTGTTACTGACCGTCACCTGATGAGAGGTCCTGCGAATGGTCTGAAtgccctcgaggggcccgattacgagccaaccgaagatcgaaagttgagcgatcaacggtgTTGAAGCGTTCCGGATGATGTTTGGcttgatgacttgcccgtATGCGTCGGCTCCGAGAATAATGTCCACCGGTCTGGAGACGAGAAATTGCGGATCTGCTAGATTCAATTTCTCCAGATGCGATGGCAGCGTTGGACGAGCTGGTGGTTCGGATGGTAAGCAAGTGGTCACCTTCGTCAGCACGTGTGCTTGAATGGTGACTGAGAGTGGTCTGTAATTTGAATGGAGGGTAATATTGACCACTCCATTCGTCTGCGaggtccttgctccaccaactcCGTGGACATCCAACGTGGAGCGTTGTCTTCTGAATCTGAGCTGCGTGACTAATGACTCTGAAATCAACGAGACTTCAGAGCCTGAATCAATGAGTATTCTTACTTGCTGCACTGCGAGGTCAGTgtgcactcttgcgagtgcCGTTGCTAAAAGCGTggtccgtggtctgcgtgtACTGGTTGCGTGGGCTGAACGATTTCTGTGTGCGTGGGCTGCGATGGCTGCGGGTGCATTGACGACTGCACCGTCACTTCAATGCGTGGTCGTTGAGGTGGTTggcgtggtctgcgtggtGGCTGCTGGAGCCGGCGTGGGCGTGGTCTGCGCTGCTGCTGCTGGAAGGCCTGGTACCAGCACCTTGCTGATATCAGCACCATGCAGCATGGTATGGTGAATCTCCTCACAAATCTTGCACCGTTGTCGTGTGCGGCAGCTGCGCAGGTTGTGGTGGCCGAGACAGTTCACGCACAGTGCGTGGGCCTTGACCACGTTGGCGCGGTCGTGCGGGGTCAGTGCTCTGAACGGTGGGCACGCCGAAAGAAAATGATCTTTCTGGCAGAAAGCGCACGGGTAGAGTGCGGACTGCGTGGACTTGGCGTTGGCTGCGGGTGCTACGTGGGCTGATGTAGCTGGTCGAGCGGTTCCTGCGTGGACTGCGGCTCGTGCTGGAGCGGAGCGTTGCTGCGAAGGCTGCGTGGTCCTGGATGTCGTGGTCGGCGTGGGCTGTACGGCACGAGCAGTGCTCAGCTGCTCCAGCTGTTCGAGCGTGCGTGCGCGTGCGAGCAGAAACGTGGTCAGCTGTTCGAGCGTAGGATAGTCCTTCGTCGTGGCCAGCGAGGACTCCCAATGCTCGCGCGTGTCCGCGTCGAGCAGTCTCACGAGCATGGTGAGGAGGAAACAGTTGTGGACGTCCTCCAGTCCGAACGAGCAGAGCGCTTGCTGCGTCTCCTGGATGATGTTCACCATCTTCAGGAGCGAGGCCGCCTTGCGCATCTTCATCGGCTTGAGGTTGGCAAGCCGATCCATATGCGACTGCACGTTTAGCCGCTTGTTGTCGTAGCGGCCATCAAGCAGTTGCCATGCTTGATCAAGCGCGCCATCTGTCGTGGGCAAATGGCTGATCAGATTTGCCGCGTGGCCTGTAACGGCTCCCTTTAAGTATAAAAACTTATCGTGTGCGGCGAGGTCAGCGCGTTCGCTAATAACAGAAGCGAAATGGGCCTTGAATTCTGCCCATTTGCTGTAGTCCCCTTCGAACTTCGGGAGCGCGATCTCGGGGAGGCGTGATCGGCTTGCCGATGACTGCGTGGGCGCGTTGGTCGTCGAGGCCGTCGTGGTCTGCGTGGGCTGCTCGTTCTGCTTAATTTTCCGCTCAAGCTGCGCCAGCAACTTGCGAGCAGAAAGTACGACGCGCGCTTCATTGGAAGCCACCTTTTCCTTGAAATAGGCGTGGTCGAGCTGCGTGGACGGCCAAACCTTTGAGAGGGCTGCGTGTTCTCGTTGGAAATCTACATGAATCTCCAGAATCGTGTCCCTCATAAGCTCCGGTTCTTCTGGCGCGACGTCTGCGGGGGCCTTATTGAGGGTCACCTGCAGATCCTCCACCATGGCCAGGAGGGTGTCGAGACGCTCCTCCTGGACACGGGAGCGCACCTGGAGCTCCGCTGTGAGGCGCGTGGGCGAACGCGTGCgcgtggtctgcgtggtctCTTCAGGGACTTGCAGCGTGGTCGGCGAGCGTGGACGAGCGGCCTGCGATGGCTGCGTGGTCGTTTCCGTTGCGTGGTCTGCGTCGAGCTCTGACGCCATCATGGCCGCCGGCGTCTCTTCCGGTTTTGAAACCGGGGAGGGATCACGCGATTTAGGCATTTTACTAAAAGTGTCACTAAGTACCTTTAAAATGCACTGAAAATCACCCTCGTCACCTGAACGGCACAGTCACTGCTTAATCGTGTTCCGCGCACACAAAGTGAGTCACTTAGTTCACGTGAAGCGCGGTCACTACGCGTAATGGCGGCGAAAACCGTTAAGCGTCACAACGACCGTTACGCGAGCCGGGGCGTGtttatccggctcgaaggaccaaaatgTTTGCGAGTCGCGTGGTCAGCGAGGTCAGAAAATAACACACACCTGCGTAACGATCACAAAACTTATAATGTATTTTACAgagaaatatttacaaagtcaCTCGCGAATTCAGGAAACGCACGAGTGGTCAGAACTGTACAACGAGATGAATACAACGTTTTGCGTGGACAGAAAAACACTTAAATCAATAAGTTGCGTGGACTTGAAATTAATAGTAAACTAAACGACTAAACGAGAATTAGATTGACTGCGTGGACTGAACAATCACGTCGCGTGAACAATAAGCGTACTTGCACGAAAAGCGTGATCAGCGTAGCACGTGGTAGCGCGTCGAGCGATCgtacaagaagaacaagaatcgatcatggcgtcgatcgtgccggttccgcatggagaggggaccgcgtggacaaagtgggcccgagaggtgctgccgctatcggtaacgacgcaccaacgaagtattttcgttgccaacttcgccgttcggcgtagacgtggggaatttcgccaacataTGTTTAATAGTTCCTTTCCTACACATTCTTAAAAATTCGTTAGCTATATCAAAATAAAGCGCATGAAACTAGGTAGAGCTCTACCAACTTATCCATCTCGATGCCTAGAGACGTACAGACGATGCAGAGACAAAAATTTCTCTACTGGGGCTGTTTACACGGTAGAGAAATCTCCACAAAAAGGCTCTCAGGTAGAGAGACCGTAGAGCTCTACGGTGCAGCTCTACAAGGTGTGTACACGTCTCTACGTGTCTCTGCCGAGAGTTTTCTCTACACTCtaccattttttctttctcgtgtacactcagtcccatcgaagttgtcgcagtgaagttggcgcgctaacgccgccgcggcgtgaatgccttagcgcgccaacttcactgcgacaactttgatgggactgagtgtacactgagttgcattgaacttgtcgcagtgaagttggctacaaattcactaacacattcacgccgcagcgtcggtgaaccaatctcgccattggctcaccaacgctgcgtgaatgcgttagtgaatttgtagccaacttcactgcgacaagttcaatgcaactcagtgtacacttaGCTTTAGAGTCGATGCGACGATGCGGCGTGCTCTTTGAAGCGAGAGCCGATTCCGGGAATCGAAACGCGTGCGGTTTTAGTCAGTCCGTCGCACAGTGGGCGAAATCCGCATGAAATGGACAAAATTCGATAAGTCAGTGAATTCTGCAgtaaattttctgaaaattggTATCTCTAGGTTATTTTGGACGtagatttcaaatttttaatcaaaatgaTCAAATTCAAAATGACCGATTCAATATGGCGtatccaaaaatcaaaactgaatggatatttttgaaaatagataTATGTGAGTTATTGGGGATGCTGATTTTGAATTTGTATTCGAAATTATGGAATTCAAAATCGGTGATGCAACCTGGCGGAATCCGAAAAATGTGTACAAAAATCGATAACTCATTGAATACTGaatgaaattatatatttatttttatgtaatacaTCTATCTAAATAGTAATATTATGTTCTTCAGCATTTTCAAAGCAATCTTCAATATCTAAAGATTCATCAGAAATAGTGTCATAATTAACTGAATCTTCTGAAAcaacatcatcatcatcttcaTTGTtagttatattatttatatcgaCCCACTTGATTAATGTTTTCGCTTCGGTTGATAATTCTTTTGTCATTTTATCTTTTTGTAATCTATTAGCACTAATACTAGGATCCGACGAAATAAGAAGATAGTTCATTATGTCTTCATTATAGCTTTTACGAGAACAAGTTCTACTATTATAGCGTCTAGCagctttaaatattttatttccagACTCTTGAGCCTCTTCTGAAAAATAGCCTATAGGTAGAACCAACTTTCGCATAATATTACTACCATGTAGTAGCACTTTATGTACAGAAGGGGGCATCCTGTACCATCCgtacaaattaataaatatttccgcAGTTTCTTTAgcatatatttcaaatttttccaaatctATTGTAAAACCGCTTGCCATTACATGTAAGATATTTGCAAATCTTTCTACGAGTGTCTGATTGATTCCAAGTACATTAGAAACAATTGTAGGATTCGAAAAAAACCGCCTAGCAGTATTGCCATCATTGGTTGTACCATGTCCTTGTTTCACAACATCAACCGTTATAGATAATTGCGATTTTAAATTGTCTTgaatttgtttctttctgttttgttgtaacattttattatttcctttaGCACAACTTTCTTTAAAATCTAGATTATacgaaatatgtaataaacactccATAAATCGTATCCAACAATGAAGAGTAGATAGACCAAACTTATAATGTTcttcgttaatttttaattcttttatgTACTGTAAATCATTTATATGTGTTGGACTTACTCGACAAATATTGCAAGATGTCGTCGATTTCTGGTCTGTCAACACGTTACACACTTTACCATCAATCATGGTACAATATAAAGTGTGAGCGACTTTAAAAGATttactaaatttattttctactgAAGGCTGCAAATTGTTGATTTCATTCATATAGAAATTGTAATCCTCTAAAATGTTGGATGGTGATTCTTTagcaaatttaaatttaagcGGCCTGCAAAATCTTACAGACGATGGTCTATCGTTTCTCCATACAACACGACTACTATCGTGACTGTTAGTTAACATTAACGGGACATAACATTATAAATACTGTACTGTCAGACATAACTTTTGTATCATCATCGTTATTTGTTGAccacttttgtttaaaattttgttgGCCAGAAGTACCATCCATTCCCCACTTTCCATGTAAAGTTAATCCTTCAGTGCCTATATCGAGAAAAATTTGATTCGGTAGTAATTTCATGATTTGAAATGTTGTGTGATCCAGCAGGGATTGCAATTTGAGTTCAGCACCATTTTCAGTTACAGTTATATTTTGAGggtaacatttttttttagcaGCCTGAATTTTCGCATAAGGTGGATAAAGTTTATCTCCGAATAAGCGTTTATTATAAGTTCGAAGCAATTCATATTTTCTCCTTGATAGACCCAGGTCtatatacatttttcttctcGGGCCTCTTTGTCTTCACTTTCCCTTTCCCCCGGGCCGCGACTTCGCGCAACATGGAAGCTATTAGCTGCGACGTCCCAAACGTCTTGACTGCGTAGCaaacgaaaagaaataaaacaggACATTCGGTCTTGAGCCTGAGACAGTTGAAGAAACTTTTTTCTACGACGACGTTCTTCAATAGAAAAGTTCAGCTGTACGTAAAGAcaattcaattgaatttagTTATTTACGTACAATTATAATTCAAGTCATAAGGTTAAAGTGCGTGAACAGTGACAGTGATTTTGTGCCGTTGTTAAAGTGAAAAACTCGGCCCCGAAAGGGGCTACGTAAGTGCAATAAACGAGGCGAGTTCACTAACCTGACCATGAAATGAGCTGCTCTGCACACGTGTTGAAGACCGACACAATAACCCAGGATTGACCCAGGTAggaattatctgctttcaaCATAGCAGGTAaatttacgaacgaatgggtaagtttcattgaaattgttttaaaatttttattcattatttcatttcaaacatttttatttgttatttagaatgtttaaaaattccttttttacacaatgacaggcgacaagaaattagattccgtatttattttaaacaacaactaaaaatgttcaaccattccaattattttattgtgctatgctaacgaggtgccgagccgttcgttcgcgacctacgtcaagccccgcttcgtagccgacgctgccgtccctgagcccgcgcgttatacgcgctcggattggtcagtgtttttgcttaataattcaaaaaggaagcttcggaccacttttttgcaaaggaaaaagttgttcagaatcaccccaccTACCACCATCTCAGAGCGTGAAAAAGCGTTacgaaacaccctgtatatataaaacttaaatattaaaaaaaaatatcaataaagGAAGCAGTTCAACTCCTTTTTTTAACTGCTTCCCAAGTTAAGGGgatagacacgggtaatgcagcgaggtgacattaccggcaaatatgggcctattaatgggtttacgggaatcggttatttgtccttatattATGAGAACACTTGgagctgggtgagggctcattcgaaagggTGTAACACTATTATTGTTTACTTCTTTCTATTCGTTTGGTAACGGGAAATTTTTAGGTTGTCTGACAAGAAACAGAAATAGTTATCTGGTAGAAGTCTGCTTATATATTTTCAGTATTAATCATACATCGAGGAATGTTAGCTACCTgaatgaatattatttaatgtagagaaacgcggacgccactcctggctcgtaGTATAACAATTTATATACGAATGTTAATAGTTTTAGAAAAACGcggacgccactcctggctcgtaGTATAACAATTTATATACGAATGTTAATAGTTTTAGAAAAACGcggacgccactcctggctcgtaGTATATCAGTTTGTTGAACGACTTGTTGAAATAATCTCGGTTCTTGTGAGAATGGATGGAATTTAAGCAACTAATTTATAAATGAGATTATCAAAAACGACGGGAGGTCTTGCTCTTGCGGGATAGAGTCCCAGGTCTCTGATGTGCACAAAGCCTTAACGTTCCGTGATACCTAGAAAATGTCCAGAGGCACTTTCGTGGTCTCTTGGATTTTTCCAGACTCATTGTCAGTAGTTCGTCTAGTACCGTGCTTTCCTCATATACAATAGATACGAAACCTTTGCCAGAACGACAATTGCACACGTGCCACCAGTGTGCATTGGGTAGGCATGCACTGTCGGCGGTTTATGTTTAGCTATCTTTGAAATTTGACTGACAAGAACcgaaattatcaatttaacGCAACTGACGGCGCAATTCGTTACGTTGGGCGAGATTATTTTGTTTGGAATATATTGGCACTATCCTTTAGAACAACTAAGAGGTTTCGGCAGGGCACGATTACGTGACCTTGACGATTTCTCCGTTACTAATGAACAGTGACCTTGACGTTAATACTGGATTATTATatgaatatttgaaaagaaCTATCTTGAATATACAAAACGCGAAGCACGAATCATATGCGCCACAAACCCAGGAGTCACTTGCCTGAGTCGCGGCACTGCTTCACGGAATAACTATTTCACTGGTGTTGATGTGAACAGAAATAAATGTAACTGAGAATTTGGATgtaattaattctttaaattGACTACTACGTCGAAACCTTGGTTATTCGCGAACGGATATCACATTAAAGCAGTGCCGCGGCTCAGCTTGTGCACGCCACTCCTCGGTTTGAGGCGCATACACGAAGACAGTAGATCGGCAATTTGACAATTTTACTAACAAGGGAACATCGGGGACTGATacactccgattttgatgaaactttgcataaatatttattagacctgtttatgaagataactgtaattcgttggtgcccgtttttcactttgagggagatatcaacccttttatccgaaccgccctttctatatacgtgcttataaatcgtaaacaacaaaagatataaaagaatagttgaaataaaagttataccGTTTCTTGAGGTCTATAAAGCTGCAtgtaagttttttttttaaatcatcctttttgcaaaattgaattccccctccccctccgttttgaaaaactttacttttttttcaatcaataaaagcgcctatttattatgaattcaacgatgtattatagtgtatagttattttaattatttcgatggaatttttgatttaaGTTGTTTGATCTGTCTGTATCGACCGCTAACTCGACTTATAGTACTTGCGACGTTGATAGAACCTATATACGTTTTACAAGATATTTGCGTTTATATAAAATCGCAATAACAAGCCATTTATTGTAGGcgtatgatattttttaaaaaagtaaacATGTTATACTTGAAACACGTTAAAAAATTCGGATTTTACTCTTTCGATGTTTTGTGATGCTCTTGAAAGAGGATCCATAGTCCATGATATTGATATTTGAAAATGGGCATTGGAAGCAAAAGAAAACATTGATTTGCCAACATTTAAAGCAAGAAAGTGGtggatatttaaatttaaaaaactgcATGGAATAGTTTCgcataaaataacaaaatttgtaaCTTACTGGGAACGTGAAAATTCTCAAGAAATAGATACAGTTAtcgataattttattcaagttGTGAAATCGAATATTAATAGTTATAGTGtagaaaatgtatttaattcgGATGAAAGTGGTTTTAATTTAGAACATCATTCTGGTCGAACGCTAGCTGCAAAGGGATCAAAAACAATTGAAGCTGTCTTACAGTCCATATCATCAACCACTCATAATTATATCATACAACCTACTGTTCGGAccgagaataaaaaaaagtttattcAATGCTCCAAATGTTCATGTTTCTGCTTGAAAATCTGGCAAATTAACTTCAGAGCACTTTAAAACTTGGTttactgaaatatttttaacaaacgtGGGATCTCGAAGCGTTTTCCTACTAGATTCATAGAGTGGACACTGTCTAAGTGTTTTGCAAGACTTTGTTCCTGAAGGAAAAGAAGTACTTTTCCTGACGATACCGAAAAAGATGACAGGAAGACTATAGCCTCTTGATGTTCTTGGTTTTCGAATatggaaaaatttcataaGAACTTTTTCCGATCAGGCCATTTTATTGAATCATGACGTTATTTTACATCAACGAAATAATATCATAAAACTACAATCTCTTGTACATAATCAGTTGTCTTCACCTAGAtcccaaaatttgtttaagCATTCGTGGTACAAAAGTGGATATATAGAAGAACGTTCGGCACGCTATGAAAATCCAGTCGATTATTGTTTTACAATACAGGTTGACAAAATTCATCGGTGCGATATATGCGGAGAATTAGCTATATGTACTTCGTTGTGCttggtgtaaaaaatatttgttttaaacaCTTTTTTGAAGAATTTCATTACTGTAAAAGCTATGTTGAATAATATTAGTTGTTATATACAtgtacaataatattatattataataaaaattaaagtcaGAATAAGCGAAATATGTATAGGAGCGGATTTAACGAACACAGTATGGATAAATGAGATTGTTACTGTATCAAAAACTCTTACTATACATTTTCagcttatttttatatgtagaTTAACCGTCTTTTCAATTGTACTACTACATCGGAAGTACTCGGTATATTTTAGAAAGTCTACAAAATAAATGTACTTCATCATATGATGATGAAATTAATCTTGCAGTTATGAAAATGACATGTAAAGCGGATGGTAAAATGGTTCTTATCAAAGATCTTATCAACGTTGCAAGTATAAGTTGAGTTAGCCGTCAATGCAGACAGATCAAAAAACttaaatcaaaaattccatcgcaataattaaatcaactatacactataatacatcgttgaattcataataaataggcgcttttattgattgaaaaaaagtaaagtttttcaaaacggagggggagggggaattcaattttgcaaaaaggatgatttaacaaaaaaaacttACATGCAGCTTTATAGACCTCAAGAAACGGTATACTTGTTTAGGAGATGAGGGTATAAAAAATAACTTAAGTCAGATTCCGTTTAGCGATCTTTAATCCTCCGTGGCTCATGCGGAACTCCTCGAGAGAGAAGTCTCGCCACCCATGCTGCACGACTCCCCTTGCCGTAGCGACTCTACGGCGCACCATGCCAATGTAAACATAGATAAGGGCCCGATCTGGCCAACGCTTACACCTgttatttcaactatttttttatatcttttgttGTTTACGATTTATAAGTACGTATATAGAACGGGCGGTTCAGATAAAAGGGTTGATATCTCCCTCAAAGTGAAAAACGGGCACCAATGAATTACAGTTATCTTCATAAACAGgcctaataaatatttatgcaaagtttcatcaaaatcggagtgtATCAGTCCGCGATGTTCCCTTGTAAGTCGGTTTGACTCGTCTTCACGTACCGTTTCTCGCCTAACGGACCATTTTATTTCGCTAGAGAGTTCGAACGTAGAGTGCTTGATCATCGATTTCGCATCGACCTCGCGTGGGGATCGATGCGGACGCATCTTCGGCGAGTGGGAATCCTACTGACCTgactatatatgtatatgtatgtaacaTATACGGTTacaagaggaaggtccaatgcagggcggtcaactCATGGTTTGACGAGATTGTgtccatatttaataatatcagtGTCCAAACTAGAAGAAAAtatcgacaaaatgcagttgcggaatcgaagcatttttaggccacCAAAAGAGTTTTCTGACTCAAACGGTGAGTTGACCGTCCTACATTGaacctttctctttcgaatgagcccttattcagctcaagatcttctcatacaaggacgaataaccgattccaGTAATTACATTCCCACAGActagttccgccattatctggatactacagagcaagtcacgtgacaaatttagttcagctagtagttataaggtggcgacAAACTAAAAAGACTGCcaatctggaatcgtagccagaatcaagcgtcagcttgattccgtcgctcgaactgtgctgcgaaggcaagcgaaaaaggcaacaacgcccgaacgctaAGTGAAACGCACTACAGTCAGGCTGTCCTTCTcccattctgaatgttgagattgtcccttttcgctaagttttgactgctgcccgcctggatttttcacagtgccccataacaaacctagccccattcaaactatatcgtgtttggtatcattttaatcagaaaaatttcatcgatgcgttagtaaaagtttcagtaataaaaagtcaaaaataaaaaagttttatagtcgaattagtattagtcacaccgatacgtttcggctctttcctttgatcatcggacctctctctttccaccactgtctgtcgcgtgtaacccgagattcgacacctcgactggatatatgcaacgcctgggtcccaatgtttgttgcatatatccaagttttactgtattccGCTTTCactgtatagacgcgaggtccctccatttattaattctaatcacagccgactctagtacagTGCGCCGATGAGATGTTGCGGAGGCTAAGAAGTGACTGCTCGGTCTGCCTCGCCTAGTCCCAACGTCGTCACGCACCCACACCATTTGACTTTACGGTGTACAAGCGGCGGGCTTAGTATGTGTGAGCCTTTCGACCAATAACGCGCGACGGTCTAGAATGCGTGTGCATTAGCCGTGACTAGAAACCTCTGA
The sequence above is drawn from the Osmia bicornis bicornis chromosome 14, iOsmBic2.1, whole genome shotgun sequence genome and encodes:
- the LOC123988480 gene encoding uncharacterized protein LOC123988480, with translation MPKSRDPSPVSKPEETPAAMMASELDADHATETTTQPSQAARPRSPTTLQVPEETTQTTRTRSPTRLTAELQVRSRVQEERLDTLLAMVEDLQVTLNKAPADVAPEEPELMRDTILEIHVDFQREHAALSKVWPSTQLDHAYFKEKVASNEARVVLSARKLLAQLERKIKQNEQPTQTTTASTTNAPTQSSASRSRLPEIALPKFEGDYSKWAEFKAHFASVISERADLAAHDKFLYLKGAVTGHAANLISHLPTTDGALDQAWQLLDGRYDNKRLNVQSHMDRLANLKPMKMRKAASLLKMVNIIQETQQALCSFGLEDVHNCFLLTMLVRLLDADTREHWESSLATTKDYPTLEQLTTFLLARARTLEQLEQLSTARAVQPTPTTTSRTTQPSQQRSAPARAAVHAGTARPATSAHVAPAANAKSTQSALYPCAFCQKDHFLSACPPFRALTPHDRANVVKAHALCVNCLGHHNLRSCRTRQRCKICEEIHHTMLHGADISKVLVPGLPAAAAQTTPTPAPAATTQTTPTTSTTTH